Proteins from a genomic interval of Streptomyces fodineus:
- a CDS encoding glycoside hydrolase family 18 protein, with protein sequence MHIPHRSRLRALVSAACTAALGASLLAGAGTATAAAPAAPQAKAGSKIVGYFTEWGTYDRKYYVRNIETSGSAARLTHINYAFGNVTGGKCAMGDSYAATDRAYTAAESVDGVADTWDQPLRGNFNQLLKLKKKHPGLKILWSFGGWTWSGGFGDTAKNPAAFAQSCYDLVKNSKWAGLFDGIDIDWEYPNACGNSCDTSGREAFKNVMAALRSKFGGSALVTAAITADASGGGKIDAADYAGAAQYVNWYNPMTYDYFGAWDATGPTAPHSPLTSYSGIPKAGYNTSATIAKLRGLGIPASKLLLGIGFYGRGWTGVTQAAPGGTATGPAAGTYEQGIDDYKVLKTKCPATGTVGGTAYAKCGSDWWSYDTPATLATKMTYKNQQGLGGTFFWELSGDTANGELIRAIH encoded by the coding sequence ATGCACATCCCCCACCGCTCCCGGCTGCGGGCGCTGGTCTCGGCGGCGTGTACCGCCGCCCTCGGCGCCTCACTGCTCGCCGGCGCGGGCACCGCCACCGCCGCCGCCCCGGCCGCACCGCAGGCCAAGGCCGGCTCGAAGATCGTCGGCTACTTCACGGAGTGGGGCACCTACGACCGCAAGTACTACGTCAGGAACATCGAGACCTCGGGCTCCGCGGCCAGACTGACCCACATCAACTACGCCTTCGGCAACGTCACCGGCGGCAAGTGCGCCATGGGCGACTCCTACGCGGCCACCGACCGCGCCTACACCGCCGCCGAATCGGTGGACGGCGTCGCCGACACCTGGGACCAGCCGCTGCGCGGCAACTTCAACCAGTTGCTGAAACTGAAGAAGAAGCACCCCGGCCTGAAGATCCTGTGGTCCTTCGGCGGCTGGACCTGGTCCGGCGGCTTCGGTGACACCGCGAAGAACCCCGCCGCCTTCGCCCAGTCCTGCTACGACCTGGTGAAGAACTCCAAGTGGGCGGGGCTGTTCGACGGCATCGACATCGACTGGGAGTACCCGAACGCCTGCGGCAACAGCTGCGACACCAGCGGCCGGGAGGCGTTCAAGAACGTCATGGCGGCGCTGCGGTCGAAGTTCGGCGGCAGCGCGCTGGTCACGGCGGCGATCACCGCGGACGCCTCCGGCGGCGGCAAGATCGACGCGGCGGACTACGCGGGCGCCGCCCAGTACGTGAACTGGTACAACCCGATGACCTACGACTACTTCGGCGCCTGGGACGCGACCGGCCCGACGGCCCCGCACTCCCCGCTCACCTCCTACTCCGGCATCCCGAAGGCGGGGTACAACACCTCGGCGACCATCGCCAAGCTCAGGGGGCTCGGCATCCCGGCGTCCAAGCTGCTGCTCGGCATCGGCTTCTACGGCCGCGGCTGGACCGGGGTCACCCAGGCGGCGCCCGGCGGCACGGCGACCGGCCCGGCGGCGGGGACGTACGAGCAGGGCATCGACGACTACAAGGTGCTCAAGACCAAGTGCCCGGCCACCGGCACCGTGGGCGGCACGGCCTACGCCAAGTGCGGGAGCGACTGGTGGAGTTACGACACCCCGGCGACCCTCGCCACGAAGATGACGTACAAGAACCAGCAGGGTCTCGGCGGCACCTTCTTCTGGGAGCTGAGCGGCGACACCGCGAACGG
- a CDS encoding YczE/YyaS/YitT family protein, with product MSTRHRLGRRLIQLYAGLALYGASSALLVEAGLGLEPWNVLHQGLAELTGLTIGVVSIIVGAAVLLLWVPLRQRPGLGTVSNVFVIGLAMDGTLALVPDAHSLAVRVPLLLAGIVLNGAATGLYISARFGPGPRDGLMTGLHRRTGRSIRLIRTGIEVAVVVTGFLLGGTIGVGTVLYAVSIGPLAQLFLRVFAVPAASPRSAVVAEATPKRAILRP from the coding sequence ATGTCCACACGGCACCGACTCGGACGACGGTTGATCCAGCTGTACGCCGGGCTCGCGCTCTACGGCGCGAGCTCGGCCCTGCTCGTCGAGGCGGGTCTGGGCCTGGAGCCGTGGAACGTGCTGCATCAGGGCCTCGCCGAGCTCACCGGGCTGACCATCGGCGTGGTGTCGATCATCGTGGGCGCGGCGGTGCTGCTCCTGTGGGTCCCACTGCGCCAGCGCCCCGGCCTCGGTACGGTCTCGAACGTCTTCGTCATCGGTCTCGCCATGGACGGCACGCTCGCGCTGGTCCCGGACGCGCACTCGCTGGCCGTACGCGTCCCGCTGTTGCTCGCGGGCATCGTGCTGAACGGCGCGGCGACCGGCCTGTACATCTCCGCGCGCTTCGGTCCGGGTCCGCGCGACGGGCTGATGACCGGACTGCACCGGCGCACCGGCCGCTCGATCCGGCTGATACGGACCGGGATCGAGGTGGCGGTCGTGGTCACCGGGTTCCTGCTGGGCGGCACCATCGGTGTCGGCACCGTGCTGTACGCGGTGTCCATCGGGCCGCTGGCGCAGCTGTTCCTGCGGGTGTTCGCCGTCCCGGCGGCATCGCCGCGAAGCGCGGTCGTTGCCGAAGCGACACCGAAACGAGCGATACTGCGTCCGTGA
- a CDS encoding polyprenol monophosphomannose synthase, whose amino-acid sequence MNDGDGTLAAKAQGRQFGPLGTALVIIPTYNEAENIKTIVGRVRKAVPEAHVLIADDNSPDGTGKLADELAAEDENVQVMHRKGKEGLGAAYLAGFRWGLERGYGVLIEMDADGSHQPEELPRLLTALKGADLVLGSRWVPGGRVVNWPKSREFISRGGSLYSRLALSLPLRDITGGYRAFRRETLEGLGLDEVASQGYCFQVDLARRAVKADYHVVEVPITFVERELGDSKMSKNILVEALWRVTAWGAADRVAKLTGKKKRTS is encoded by the coding sequence GTGAACGACGGCGACGGGACCCTCGCGGCCAAGGCCCAGGGGAGGCAGTTCGGTCCGCTCGGCACGGCCTTGGTGATCATCCCGACCTACAACGAGGCGGAGAACATCAAGACCATCGTCGGCCGGGTACGCAAGGCCGTCCCCGAGGCGCACGTGCTGATCGCGGACGACAACAGTCCCGACGGCACCGGCAAGCTCGCCGACGAGCTCGCCGCCGAGGACGAGAACGTCCAGGTCATGCACCGCAAGGGCAAGGAAGGCCTCGGCGCCGCCTACCTCGCCGGCTTCCGCTGGGGCCTGGAGCGCGGCTACGGCGTGCTGATCGAGATGGACGCCGACGGCTCCCACCAGCCCGAGGAACTGCCCCGGCTGCTCACCGCCCTGAAGGGCGCCGACCTGGTGCTCGGCTCCCGGTGGGTGCCCGGCGGACGCGTGGTCAACTGGCCCAAGTCCCGCGAGTTCATCTCCCGTGGCGGCAGCCTCTACTCCCGGCTCGCCCTCTCCCTGCCGCTGCGCGACATCACGGGCGGCTACCGCGCGTTCCGCCGCGAGACGCTGGAGGGCCTGGGCCTGGACGAGGTCGCCTCGCAGGGCTACTGCTTCCAGGTCGACCTGGCCCGCCGCGCGGTCAAGGCCGACTACCACGTGGTCGAGGTCCCGATCACCTTCGTCGAGCGTGAACTCGGCGACTCCAAGATGAGCAAGAACATCCTGGTCGAGGCGCTGTGGCGGGTCACCGCCTGGGGCGCGGCGGACCGGGTCGCCAAGCTCACCGGCAAGAAGAAGCGGACCTCGTAG
- a CDS encoding acyl-CoA dehydrogenase family protein produces MSDRDPQPVERQLPTEEARDLLALVRDIAQREIAPKAAEEEDAGRFPREVFTLLSESGLLGLPYDSEYGGGDQPYEVYLQVLEELAAARLTVGLGVSVHTLAAYGLAAYGTKQQQVEHLPAMLGGGLLGAYCLSEPSSGSDAASLRTKAVRDGDAWVIDGTKAWITHGGIADFYTVMARTGEEGPRGITAFLVPGDTPGLSAASPEKKMGMKGSPTAQVHFDGVRVGDDRRIGEEGQGFFIALSALDAGRLGIAACAIGLAQAALDEAVGYATQRRQFGRPIADFQGLRFMIADMATQIEAGRALYLAAARLRDAGKPFAKQAAMAKLHCTDTAMKVTTDAVQILGGYGYTADFPAERYMREAKVLQIVEGTNQIQRMVIARHVAGPEAR; encoded by the coding sequence ATGTCCGACCGCGACCCGCAGCCGGTGGAGCGTCAGCTGCCGACGGAGGAGGCGCGGGATCTGCTCGCGCTCGTCCGGGACATCGCCCAGCGCGAGATAGCGCCGAAGGCCGCCGAGGAGGAGGACGCGGGACGCTTCCCGCGCGAGGTCTTCACCCTGTTGTCGGAATCGGGCCTGCTGGGCCTTCCGTACGACTCCGAGTACGGCGGCGGTGACCAGCCCTACGAGGTCTACCTCCAGGTCCTGGAGGAGCTGGCCGCGGCCCGGCTCACCGTGGGCCTCGGCGTCAGCGTGCACACCCTCGCCGCCTACGGCCTCGCCGCCTACGGGACCAAGCAGCAGCAGGTCGAGCATCTGCCCGCCATGCTCGGCGGCGGCCTGCTCGGCGCCTACTGCCTCTCCGAGCCGTCCTCGGGCTCCGACGCGGCCTCACTGCGCACCAAGGCCGTCCGGGACGGCGACGCGTGGGTGATCGACGGCACCAAGGCCTGGATCACGCACGGTGGCATCGCCGACTTCTACACCGTGATGGCCCGCACCGGTGAGGAGGGCCCGCGCGGGATCACCGCCTTCCTCGTCCCCGGGGACACCCCGGGTCTGAGCGCGGCGTCGCCCGAGAAGAAGATGGGCATGAAGGGATCGCCCACCGCCCAGGTCCACTTCGACGGCGTCCGGGTCGGCGACGACCGGCGGATCGGCGAGGAGGGCCAGGGCTTCTTCATCGCCCTGTCCGCCCTGGACGCCGGGCGGCTCGGTATCGCCGCCTGCGCCATCGGCCTCGCCCAGGCCGCACTGGACGAGGCGGTCGGCTATGCCACCCAGCGCCGGCAGTTCGGCCGTCCCATCGCAGACTTCCAGGGCCTGCGCTTCATGATCGCCGACATGGCCACCCAGATCGAGGCCGGCCGCGCGCTCTACCTCGCGGCGGCCCGGCTGCGCGACGCCGGCAAGCCGTTCGCCAAGCAGGCCGCCATGGCGAAGCTGCACTGCACCGACACGGCCATGAAGGTCACCACGGACGCCGTGCAGATACTCGGCGGCTACGGCTACACCGCCGACTTCCCGGCCGAGCGCTATATGCGCGAGGCCAAGGTCCTGCAGATCGTCGAGGGTACCAACCAGATCCAGCGGATGGTCATCGCCCGTCACGTGGCGGGACCCGAAGCTCGCTGA
- a CDS encoding MFS transporter — translation METDTLGTRAADERAGLRREQHGWYFYDWACSVYSTSVVTVFLGPYLTAVARRAADADGYVHPLGVPVRAGSFFAYSVSLSVLLAVVVMPLVGSAADRTGRKKPLLAAAAYTGAAATTGMFFLDGDRYLLGGALLVVANAAQSVGMMLYNSYLPQIAPPEERDAVSSRGWAFGYGAGSTVLVANLVLYSAHDSFGLTETAAVRICLASAGLWWGAFTLIPLRRLRDRHTRVEGAAAPGARQLAATVRDMRRHPLTLAFLLAYLIYNDGIQTVITQASVYGSQELGLSQSTLIVAVLLVQVLAVAGALAMGRLARTYGAQRTILGSLVAWTVTLAAGYFLPAKAPVFFFVLAGGIGLVLGGSQALSRSLFSHLVPPGKEAEYFSAYELSDRGMSWLGPLLFGITYQLTGSYRSAIISLVAFFVIGFALLARVPVRRAVAEAGNPVPEKI, via the coding sequence GTGGAAACCGACACCCTGGGGACGCGGGCGGCGGACGAGAGAGCCGGCCTGCGGCGCGAGCAGCACGGCTGGTACTTCTACGACTGGGCCTGCTCGGTCTATTCGACGAGCGTGGTGACGGTCTTCCTCGGGCCCTACCTCACCGCGGTCGCCCGGCGGGCCGCGGACGCCGACGGCTATGTGCATCCGCTGGGCGTCCCGGTCCGGGCGGGCTCCTTCTTCGCCTACTCGGTGTCCCTGTCGGTGCTCCTGGCCGTCGTGGTGATGCCGCTCGTGGGCAGCGCGGCCGACCGCACGGGCCGCAAGAAGCCGCTGCTCGCGGCTGCGGCGTACACCGGGGCCGCCGCGACCACGGGCATGTTCTTCCTGGACGGCGACCGGTATCTGCTCGGCGGGGCGCTGCTGGTGGTGGCCAACGCGGCGCAGTCCGTCGGGATGATGCTCTACAACTCCTATCTGCCGCAGATCGCCCCGCCCGAGGAGCGCGACGCGGTCTCCTCGCGGGGCTGGGCCTTCGGCTACGGCGCGGGCTCCACGGTCCTGGTCGCCAACCTGGTCCTGTACTCGGCGCACGACTCCTTCGGTCTGACCGAGACCGCCGCGGTCCGCATCTGTCTGGCCTCGGCGGGCCTGTGGTGGGGTGCCTTCACGCTCATACCGCTGCGCAGGCTGCGCGACCGGCACACGCGCGTGGAGGGCGCCGCGGCCCCCGGGGCCCGGCAGCTCGCGGCGACGGTCAGGGACATGCGCCGGCACCCGCTGACGCTCGCCTTCCTGCTGGCGTACCTCATCTACAACGACGGCATCCAGACCGTGATCACCCAGGCCTCCGTCTACGGTTCGCAGGAGCTGGGGCTCTCCCAGTCGACGCTCATCGTGGCCGTGCTGCTGGTGCAGGTGCTGGCCGTGGCCGGGGCGCTGGCGATGGGGCGGCTGGCCCGGACCTACGGCGCCCAGCGCACGATCCTGGGCTCGCTGGTGGCGTGGACGGTCACGCTGGCCGCCGGGTACTTCCTGCCCGCGAAGGCACCGGTGTTCTTCTTCGTGCTGGCCGGCGGGATCGGGCTGGTCCTGGGCGGCAGCCAGGCGCTGTCGCGGTCGCTGTTCTCCCATCTCGTGCCGCCCGGCAAGGAGGCCGAGTACTTCTCGGCGTACGAGCTGAGCGACCGCGGGATGAGCTGGCTCGGGCCGCTGCTGTTCGGCATCACCTACCAGCTCACCGGAAGTTATCGCTCCGCGATCATCTCGCTGGTGGCCTTCTTCGTGATCGGCTTCGCCCTGCTGGCGCGGGTCCCGGTGCGGCGGGCGGTCGCCGAGGCGGGGAACCCCGTTCCGGAGAAGATCTAG
- a CDS encoding glycerophosphodiester phosphodiesterase → MTLTTPRKRHPYLDHPGPIPFAHRGGAADGIENTVVQFRRAVEMGYRYIETDVHATADGRLVAFHDSTLDRVTDGAGRIADLPWEDVRHARVGGREPVPLFEELLETFPEVRWNVDIKAEPALRPTLDLIERMDAWDRVCVGSFSEARVLRAQRLAGPRLATSFGTRGVLSLRLRSWGLPAAVRRSAVAAQVPEAQSGVPVVDHRFVRAAHAYGLQVHVWTINEPERMHRLLDLGVDGIMTDHIDTLRKVMEDRGVWV, encoded by the coding sequence GTGACCCTCACGACACCGCGCAAACGCCACCCGTACCTCGACCACCCGGGCCCCATACCCTTCGCCCACCGGGGAGGAGCCGCCGACGGCATCGAGAACACCGTGGTGCAGTTCCGGCGCGCGGTGGAGATGGGCTACCGGTACATCGAGACCGATGTGCACGCCACGGCGGACGGCCGGCTCGTCGCCTTCCACGACTCGACCCTGGACCGGGTCACCGACGGGGCGGGCCGGATCGCGGACCTGCCGTGGGAGGACGTACGGCACGCGCGCGTGGGCGGCCGTGAACCGGTGCCGCTGTTCGAGGAGTTGCTGGAGACCTTCCCCGAGGTCCGCTGGAACGTCGACATCAAGGCGGAGCCCGCGCTGCGGCCCACGCTCGACCTCATCGAGCGCATGGACGCCTGGGACCGGGTCTGCGTGGGCTCGTTCTCCGAGGCCCGGGTGCTGCGCGCCCAGCGGCTGGCCGGGCCGCGGCTGGCCACGTCGTTCGGCACGCGCGGGGTGCTGAGCCTGCGGCTGCGCTCGTGGGGCCTGCCGGCCGCCGTGCGCCGGTCCGCCGTCGCCGCGCAGGTGCCCGAGGCCCAGTCGGGCGTCCCGGTGGTCGACCACCGCTTCGTCCGGGCCGCCCACGCGTACGGGCTTCAGGTGCACGTGTGGACGATCAACGAACCGGAGCGCATGCACCGGCTCCTGGACCTGGGAGTCGATGGCATCATGACCGATCACATCGACACGTTGCGCAAGGTCATGGAGGACCGCGGCGTCTGGGTCTGA
- the fxsA gene encoding FxsA family membrane protein, producing MTTGAPTSPYSTRPRRSRLRRYLPLGVAAWLVLEIWLLTLVAGAAGGFTVFLLLVAGFVAGSVVIKRAGRRAFQSLNEALQQGGSPERGGGNGLMMLGGLLLMIPGLVSDVAGLLLLLPPVQKAVSRYTETALDKRLRTAAPGSLGDAFQQARIHRPDGKVVPGEVVREDRPEPGEPYPPLSR from the coding sequence ATGACGACTGGCGCTCCGACCTCTCCGTACAGCACCCGGCCCCGGCGCTCCCGGCTGCGCAGGTATCTGCCGCTGGGGGTCGCCGCCTGGCTGGTGCTGGAGATCTGGCTGCTGACCCTGGTCGCGGGCGCGGCCGGCGGGTTCACGGTGTTCCTGCTGCTCGTCGCGGGCTTCGTGGCCGGTTCCGTGGTCATCAAGCGGGCGGGCCGCCGCGCCTTCCAGAGCCTGAACGAGGCACTGCAGCAGGGCGGTTCGCCGGAGCGCGGCGGTGGCAACGGCCTGATGATGCTCGGCGGCCTGCTGCTGATGATCCCCGGTCTGGTCTCCGACGTGGCCGGTCTGCTCCTGCTGCTCCCGCCGGTGCAGAAGGCCGTCAGCCGGTACACCGAGACCGCCCTGGACAAGAGGCTGCGCACAGCGGCCCCCGGCAGCCTGGGTGACGCCTTCCAGCAGGCCCGTATCCACCGCCCCGACGGCAAGGTGGTCCCGGGCGAGGTCGTCCGCGAGGACCGGCCCGAGCCGGGGGAGCCGTACCCGCCGCTGTCCCGCTGA
- a CDS encoding RNA polymerase-binding protein RbpA codes for MSERALRGTRLVVTSYETDRGIDLAPRQAVEYACEKGHRFEMPFSVEAEIPPEWECKVCGAQALLVDGDGPEEKKAKPARTHWDMLMERRTREELEEVLEERLAVLRSGAMNIAVHPRDSRKSA; via the coding sequence ATGAGTGAGCGAGCTCTTCGCGGTACGCGCCTCGTGGTGACCAGCTACGAGACGGACCGCGGTATCGACCTGGCCCCGCGCCAGGCCGTGGAGTACGCATGTGAGAAGGGGCACCGTTTCGAGATGCCCTTCTCGGTCGAGGCGGAGATTCCGCCGGAGTGGGAGTGCAAGGTCTGCGGGGCCCAGGCACTCCTCGTCGACGGCGACGGCCCTGAGGAGAAGAAGGCCAAGCCTGCGCGTACCCACTGGGACATGCTGATGGAGCGGCGCACCCGTGAGGAACTCGAAGAGGTCCTCGAGGAGCGTCTGGCGGTTCTGCGCTCGGGGGCGATGAACATCGCGGTTCACCCCCGGGACAGCCGTAAATCCGCCTAG
- a CDS encoding Lrp/AsnC family transcriptional regulator → MEELDRQIVQLLVKDGRMSYTDLGKATGLSTSAVHQRVRRLEQRGVIRGYAAVVDPEAVGLPLTAFISVKPFDPSAPDDISDRLAGVPEIEACHSVAGDENYILKVRVATPHELEELLARLRSLAGVSTRTTVVLSTPYEARPPRI, encoded by the coding sequence ATGGAGGAGCTGGACCGACAGATCGTGCAGCTGCTCGTCAAGGACGGGCGGATGAGCTACACAGACCTGGGCAAGGCCACGGGCCTGTCCACGTCGGCCGTGCACCAGCGGGTGCGCAGGCTGGAACAGCGTGGCGTCATCCGCGGCTACGCCGCGGTGGTCGACCCCGAGGCCGTCGGGCTGCCGCTCACCGCGTTCATCTCGGTGAAACCGTTCGACCCCAGCGCCCCCGACGACATCTCCGACCGCCTCGCCGGAGTCCCCGAGATCGAGGCCTGCCACAGCGTCGCGGGCGACGAGAACTACATCCTCAAGGTCCGGGTGGCGACCCCGCACGAACTGGAGGAACTGCTGGCGAGGCTGCGGAGCCTGGCCGGTGTGTCGACGCGTACGACGGTGGTTCTGTCGACGCCGTACGAGGCACGGCCACCCCGGATCTGA
- a CDS encoding phosphotransferase family protein, which translates to MATAPRPRTTTRDPEDLTRRLTVWLGTRLPGAKATGVTVPAPNGMSSETLLFDIEHPETPCSACALRLAADPAAYTVFPEYDMARQYRTLCLVAERTDVPVPRVLWLEEDPGPLGAPFFVMERVAGRVPPDVMPYTYEGSWLHGASDAEREHLEAATVGLLARLHDQVPLAEARFLASPGPGDPLRRHVTAQRAYYAWVIDGRPRSPLIEAAFDRLEQLWPREAGEPVLSWGDARIGNVVYDGFDPVAVLDWEMAALAPREVDLGWTVYLHRFFHDLAVASGQAGLPDFLRRDRVEARYALLTGHTPRDMDFHTLYAALRHAIVMLRIAYRQAHFGEVAVPADPDTLILHHDSLRAMVQGTYWMR; encoded by the coding sequence ATGGCCACGGCACCGCGCCCCCGCACCACCACCCGCGACCCGGAAGACCTGACCCGCCGCCTCACCGTCTGGCTCGGCACCAGGCTCCCCGGAGCCAAGGCGACCGGCGTCACCGTCCCGGCCCCCAACGGCATGTCCAGCGAGACCCTGCTGTTCGACATCGAGCACCCCGAAACACCTTGCAGCGCCTGTGCGTTGCGGCTGGCGGCGGACCCGGCGGCGTACACCGTCTTCCCCGAGTACGACATGGCCCGCCAGTACCGCACCCTGTGCCTGGTGGCCGAGCGCACGGACGTGCCCGTACCCCGCGTGCTGTGGCTGGAGGAGGACCCGGGCCCGCTCGGGGCGCCGTTCTTCGTCATGGAGCGGGTCGCCGGACGTGTGCCGCCGGATGTCATGCCGTACACCTACGAGGGCAGCTGGCTGCACGGCGCGAGTGACGCCGAGCGCGAGCACCTGGAGGCCGCGACCGTCGGACTGCTGGCGCGCCTGCACGACCAAGTGCCGCTTGCCGAAGCCCGGTTTCTCGCCTCGCCCGGCCCGGGAGACCCACTGCGCCGGCATGTGACGGCCCAACGCGCCTACTACGCCTGGGTGATCGACGGCCGGCCCCGCTCACCCCTCATCGAGGCCGCCTTCGACCGCCTGGAGCAGCTGTGGCCGCGCGAGGCGGGCGAACCCGTCCTCAGCTGGGGCGACGCGCGCATCGGGAACGTCGTCTACGACGGTTTCGACCCCGTCGCCGTCCTGGACTGGGAGATGGCGGCGCTCGCCCCGCGCGAGGTCGACCTCGGCTGGACCGTCTATCTGCACCGCTTCTTCCACGACCTCGCGGTCGCCTCCGGACAGGCCGGACTGCCGGACTTCCTGCGCCGCGACCGCGTCGAGGCCCGCTACGCGCTCCTGACCGGACACACCCCGCGCGACATGGACTTCCACACCCTCTACGCCGCCCTGCGGCACGCGATCGTCATGCTGCGCATCGCCTACCGCCAGGCGCACTTCGGCGAGGTCGCCGTACCGGCGGACCCGGACACGCTGATCCTGCACCACGACAGCCTGCGCGCCATGGTGCAGGGCACCTACTGGATGCGGTGA
- a CDS encoding amidohydrolase, whose translation MSDRTADPEPPKTVLLRRGEVHSPADPFATAMVVEAGHVAWVGSEGAADAFADGVDEVIDLDGALVTPAFTDAHVHTTATGLALTGLDLCDAPSLDAALALVRDFAAARPHDRVLLGHGWDAARWPGGRPPTRAELDEATGGRPLYLSRIDVHSAVVTTALLDLVPGDVSREDAPLTREAHHVVRETALAAVTPAQRAEAQRTALAHAASLGIGSVHECGGPQISSEDDFTGLLRLAAEVPGPRVVGYWAEQDVDRARELGAVGAAGDLFADGALGSHTACLHQPYADAGHAGAAYLDAEAVAAHVVACTEAGLQAGFHAIGDAALSAVVEGVRAAAEKLGLARIRAARHRVEHAEMLTPETVAAFAELGLIASVQPAFDALWGGAEGMYARRLGVERARTLNPFAALLRAGVPLAFGSDSPVTPLDPWGTVRAAAFHHTPEHRVSVRAAFTAHTRGGWRAVGRDDAGVLVPGAPADYAVWRTDELVVQAPDDRVARWSTDPRSGTPGLPDLTPGHDLPVCLRTVVGGRTVFVRPGE comes from the coding sequence ATGAGCGACCGCACCGCCGACCCCGAGCCCCCCAAGACCGTCCTCCTGCGCCGAGGCGAGGTCCACAGCCCCGCCGACCCCTTCGCCACGGCGATGGTCGTGGAGGCCGGCCACGTCGCCTGGGTCGGCTCCGAGGGCGCCGCCGACGCCTTCGCCGACGGCGTGGACGAGGTGATCGACCTCGACGGCGCCCTGGTCACCCCGGCCTTCACCGACGCCCATGTGCACACCACCGCCACCGGCCTCGCCCTGACCGGCCTCGACCTGTGCGACGCGCCCTCCCTGGACGCCGCCCTCGCCCTGGTCCGCGACTTCGCCGCCGCCCGCCCACACGACCGCGTCCTGCTGGGCCACGGCTGGGACGCCGCCCGCTGGCCCGGCGGGCGTCCGCCGACGCGCGCCGAACTCGACGAGGCCACCGGCGGCCGCCCGCTGTACCTCTCCCGCATCGACGTGCACTCGGCGGTCGTCACCACGGCCCTGCTGGACCTGGTCCCCGGCGACGTTTCCCGCGAGGACGCCCCGCTGACCCGCGAGGCCCATCACGTCGTTCGCGAGACCGCGTTGGCCGCCGTCACCCCCGCCCAGCGCGCCGAGGCCCAGCGCACCGCCCTCGCGCACGCGGCCTCCCTCGGCATCGGCTCGGTGCACGAGTGCGGAGGGCCGCAGATCTCCTCCGAGGACGACTTCACCGGCCTGCTGCGGCTCGCCGCCGAGGTGCCCGGCCCGCGTGTCGTCGGCTACTGGGCCGAACAGGACGTCGACCGGGCCCGGGAACTGGGCGCCGTCGGTGCCGCGGGCGACCTCTTCGCCGACGGCGCGCTCGGCTCGCACACCGCCTGCCTGCACCAGCCGTACGCCGACGCCGGCCACGCCGGCGCCGCCTACCTGGACGCCGAGGCCGTCGCGGCCCATGTGGTCGCCTGCACCGAGGCGGGCCTGCAGGCGGGCTTCCACGCCATCGGGGACGCCGCCCTGAGCGCCGTCGTGGAGGGCGTACGCGCCGCCGCGGAGAAGCTCGGCCTGGCCCGGATCCGCGCCGCCCGCCATCGCGTCGAGCACGCCGAGATGCTCACCCCCGAGACCGTCGCCGCCTTCGCCGAGCTGGGCCTGATCGCCTCCGTGCAGCCCGCCTTCGACGCACTGTGGGGCGGCGCGGAGGGCATGTACGCCCGGCGACTGGGCGTCGAACGCGCCCGCACCCTCAACCCCTTCGCGGCCCTGCTGCGCGCCGGTGTGCCGCTCGCCTTCGGCTCCGACAGCCCGGTCACCCCGCTCGACCCGTGGGGCACGGTCCGCGCCGCCGCCTTCCACCACACGCCCGAGCACCGGGTCTCCGTCCGCGCCGCGTTCACCGCGCACACGCGCGGCGGCTGGCGGGCCGTGGGCCGGGACGACGCGGGCGTCCTGGTGCCGGGCGCGCCCGCCGACTACGCGGTCTGGCGCACCGACGAGCTGGTCGTACAGGCCCCCGACGACCGGGTGGCCCGCTGGTCGACCGACCCGCGCTCCGGGACGCCCGGCCTGCCCGACCTCACCCCGGGCCACGACCTGCCGGTCTGCCTGCGCACCGTGGTGGGCGGACGGACGGTGTTCGTACGGCCGGGCGAGTGA